The sequence below is a genomic window from Agrobacterium tumefaciens.
ATCCTGGTTTATGCGAAATGATCCGGGCCGAATTCCAACGGTAACCTCACCGGAACGGAGGCCTGCCGGAGCTGTAAACCTGACAAGATTGTCGCCCAGCCACTCCTGCGTCATCTGCAACTGAAGAAAATTCATGTTCGGTGTGCCTATGAAGCCGGCAGCAAACACTGTCCGAGGCGCCTGATAAATTTCTTCGGGCGTGCCCATCTGCTCAATACGGCCGTCCTTCATCAGGACAATACGGTCGGCAAGCGTCATGGCTTCGAGTTGGTCGTGAGTGACATATATGCTTGTCGTTTTCAGGTCGCGGTGGAGGCGCGCGATCTCGACCCGCAGGCTGCCGCGCAGCTTGGCATCAAGGTTTGAAAGCGGTTCGTCAAACAGGAAGACCTCCGGGGTCTTGATCATGGCGCGGGCGATGGCCACTCGCTGCTGCTGTCCGCCGGACAGTTCCGTCGGCTTGCGCGCAAGATAGACGCCAAGACCGAGCGCGTCGACCACAGGCGCCAGGCGCTGATCGATCGCGGCTTTTCCTATTCCGGCCCTCTCGAGACCGAAAGTGATATTGTCCCGCACGCTCATATGGGGGTAAAGCGCGTAGTTCTGGAACACCATCGCGATGCCCCGGTCACCCGGATCGCGATCGTTCATCCGCTCGCCACCGATGAGCAGATCCCCGCCTGAAATCTCTTCAAGCCCGGCAATCATCCGCAGCATGGTGGATTTTCCGCAGCCTGACGGGCCGAGAAAGACGACGAATTCGTGGTTGTCGATCTTCAGGTCAAAATCCCGCATGACCTCAAGCGAACCATAGACTTTCCTGATCCCCCGGCACTCAACAGTGGCCATCACTTCGTCTCCCCGTCCACGACGATCTGCAGCTTTACGTCCTCTGGCCGGCCTTCGGCCGCCCTTTCGAAGGCCTTGATCGATTGATCAAAGGCATAGGTGCCGGAAACCAATGGCTTCAGGTCGACCTTGCCTGCGGCGATCAGCGCCAGTGCACGGTCAAACACGTTGGCGTAGCGGAAAACCGTTTCAATACGGCATTCGCGGAAGCAGGCCGCCGCAAGGTCTACCGCGACGGGTTCGGGCGGCAGACCGACGATAACGACTGTTCCGCCCGGGCGCACGACCTTGAAGAGATCACGGACCGCGGCCGGTGCGCCGGAGCATTCAAAGACGATATCGGCTCCCCAGCCTTCTGTCGCCTCGTTGACGGTCTCAATGACATCGACCTCCTTGAGGTTGATACCAGTGATGCCGCCATAACTTTCGGCCAGTTTAAGTTTTGTTGCGGAAATGTCCGAGATCAGCACTCGCGAGCAGCCGCCGGCAAGGGCAGCCAGTGCCACCATGATGCCGATGGTTCCGCAGCCTGTAACAACCGCCGTATCGCCGGGCGTGATCTTCGCCCGGGCGGCCGCCTGCATGCCCACGGCAAATGGTTCAACCATCGCGCCTTCGGCGAAGGAGACATTGTCAGGCAGCTTGTATGTGAAGCTTGCCGGATGGACTGTCTCCGGGCACAAGACGCCGTGCACCGGCGGCGTTGCCCAGAATGTCACGGCAGGATCAACATTGTAGAGGCCGAGCCGCGACGCACGCGATTTCGGATCGGGGATGCCCGGTTCCATGCAGACGCGGTCGCCGGGCTTAAGATGGGTGACGTTGGCGCCGGTCTCGGTGACTGTTCCTGCTGCCTCGTGGCCGAGAACCATGGGCGCGTTCACGACGAAGTCACCGATGCGACCATGGGTGTAATAGTGTACGTCGCTGCCGCAGACGCCAACAGTATGGATACGAATGCGAACGTCATCCGGCCCCAACTCTTGAGGAATTTCGATATCGCGCAGGGAAAGTTCGCCGACATGTTCGAGGACAAGTGCTTTCATGGGTCAGTCAACCTTGGTCAGTTTTCTTGGAAAATGCGGCGTTGAGGCCACCGGCAAGCACTCCGAGCAGGATCAGCGGTGGCAGCGACAACAGGACGACGGCGGCGTTCAGAATTCCCCAGGGCACATTCATGCCGAGCTGCGACATCTCGGACGCGATGATCGGCAGGGTCTTTGCCTTCGAGGTCGTGAGCATCATGGCAAGCAGGAACTCGTTCCAGACAAGGACGAAGGAGAAGGCAATGGCGCCGAAGACCTGGAAACGGGCAATCGGCAGGGCGATGCGGAAGAAGGTCGCATATGGGCCAAGCCCATCCACCCGGGCAGCTTCTTCAACGTGAAGGCTGACACGCTCGAAAGCCGGCACGGAAAGCCAGATGGTGATCGAGGCTGTCACAATGAGATAGGTCACGATCAGCGACAGCCGGGTGTCATAGAGATCAAGACCGAGCCAGATGACCAGCATGGGAATAGCGATCGCGACGGGCGGCAGAAAGCGCAGCGACAGAACGAAGAACTGCGCCTCCGCCGTGATCCTGTTCTTGAACCGGGCGATCACATAGGCCGCCGGTACACCGAGTACGGCGCCAAGCACGACCGCACTCGAGCAGATGATCAACGAATTGGTAAGTGCGCGCGCCACCGAGCGGCGATTGAGCACATAACTCATATTGTCGAAGACAGGCTGGAAGATAAGCTTTGGCGTTGACACCAGCAGATCGGCATTGGTCTTGAAGGCGTTTAGCAGGGTCCATAGGAGTGGCAGCACGACAAGTGCAGCGGCAAGAACCAACAAAAGCCTGAGCAGAAAGGTGGATATCTTCATCGGTTCAGCCTCTTCCAGGTAAAGGTAAAGGTGACGATGGTCAGGACCATCATGATGACGGCCATGGAGGACGCATAGGAGATCTTGCCGGCTTCTATGAAGCCTTGGGAATAGGCATACATGTCAAGCGTCTCGGTTGAGATGCCGGGACCGCCGCGCGTCATGACGTAAACGAGGTCGAAGGAGCGAAGACTCTCGATCGCCTTGACCAGCAGCAGACTGATCAAGGGTGCTTTCAGCATCGGCAGGGTCACGAAACGATGGATTTCGAAGCGGGTCGCCCGATCTATGCGTGCGGCTTCCAGCGGCTGAGGCGGCAGGGATTCGAGAAGCTTCAAGATGATCACTGAAAAGAACAAGCCCCATTGCCAGACATCGACGAAAGCAACAGCAAGGAGGGCGCCGAGCGGCGTCGACAGAATGTCGGGCGTGATGCCGGTGAGCTCCCTGACCGGCCAGGTCAGCGCGCCGTAGAGCGGATGAAAGGCGAACTTCCACACAAAAGCGGCGCACACGCGTGGCAGGAGAACGGGAATGATGAAGAGCACGCAGAGGACGTTGCGCATACGGGGGCTCGCTGCCTCGAACATGGCAATCCCGAGCGCAACCCCCGTCACCATGGTCAACGAGACGCTGATGACCTCCCACTTGAAAGATACCCAGAGCGCGTTCAGGAAACGGGCATCCGAAAACAGCGCCAGATAATTGGCTAACCAGACATAGTCTGCATCGGGTGCCGAAAGGGTCCGGTTCTGCAGGGATATATTGATAGCGTAGATCGTCGGCACGAGCGCCAGAATGATCAGGATACCCAAACTGGGCCCAAGAAAGACGTAAGGCAGCGAGCGGCCTCGGCGCATGGCAGATCCTCGGATTGGGAAAAAGGGGCGCGTCATCAGACGCGCCCGTCAGACGGCTTGGGAGGCGTCAGAGTTTGGCTGCGAAGGCTTCGAGGTCGTTCAGCGTCGCCTTGATGTCAGTGCGGCTACCGGTGATCAGCTCTTCCAGCATGATGCCCCACTGGTTGCCCAATTCCTGCCAGCGCGGATCCTGCCAGAAGGTGACGGTGGTCTTTTGACCGGTCGCCGCCATGGCGTCGGCAAGGTTCTGGCCAAAGGTCTTGGCGTATTCCGGGCTCTGATAGGTGCTTGTGCGCGTCAACTCGCCCGGCTGGCCGGCGGCGAGGCGGCGGGCTTCCTGTTCCTTGGATGTTGCCCAGGCAACAAAGAGACCAGCGCAGGCCTTTTCCTCATCTGTCTTGTTGGCCTTGGACGCGATTGCAAAACCATGGGCGTAACCGGCCCCCGGCAGCGGCGACGGCGGAACGGAGAACGCAACCTTGTCTGCAACCTGGCTCTGTGCCTTGTCGACGGACATGCCGCCAAGGGGTGCGGATTCGATGATGATCGCCACCTTGCCGGAGCGGAAGGCGCCGGTGGACTCGTCCCAAGAGCCGGTCTGAGTGCCCGGCGCCGAATATTTGAAGAGCTCGAGATAGGTCTCTGTCGCCTTTACCGCGGCATCCGAATTGAAGGCCGGCTTGCCGTCCTTGAACCACTCGCCGCCGTTTGCTTTGAAGAACGGCATCCAGCGCCAGACGTTGGCGCCTGAACCGCGCTGTCCGCGAAGCGCAGTGCCGTAGACGCCGTTGGCCGGATCATGCAGCTTCTGCACGGCTGCGAAATATTCGTCCCAGGTCTTCGGCGGCGCGATGCCTGCCTTTTCCAGGAGGTCGGTACGGTAGACCATCAGGTCGCCGCCACCCTGCACCGGTGCAAACCACTCTTTGCCGTCATAGGTCGCAGCTGCGCGCATACCGGCGTCAAAGTCTTTGTAGTCGTATTCGGATGGATAAAAGCCATCAAGCGGGACGATCCAGCCAGACGAGGCAAAAAGCGCCAGATTGGCTTCATCAACATAATACACGTTGAAGCTTCCGACCGTCGAGGCGTCGGCCTGCGACTTCGCGCGGCGATCGTTCTCGTTGAGATAACTGATCTCGAAGCCTGCGCCGGAGAGCTCTTCGAACTCATCGACATATTTTTCGAGAAGGGTCAGTCCGTCGCGCGGCTGCGCCAGGACACGCACGTCGCTGGTGCATTGTGCGGCGGCAAAAGCGCTGGATGCGGCAAATATGGCGATAACCGCGCAACCGGCGCGGAGAGCGTTGAGTGTCATGATGTCCTCCCTGAATGGCAACTCCCTTGCCATCGACCAGCCCACATTTACGCGAGCGACGGGCGCGTACTAGTTTGCCTCCGTCACAGAACTGGTATTATATTGACATTTGTGCGCTGTAACATGAGCAATTGAATGCCTATTGCATCAGACTTTCCTCAAACAGTCTCTGAGACTTTCACCGCCACGCGCGAGCAGATCGTCTTACCCGGAGGCGCTTCCTATCTGATCCGGAGGGACGACTATCCCAATCCGATCTGCATCTGGAACTATCATCCCGAATGGGAGATTCACTTCATCCCTGACGCTTCAGGATTTGCTTATGTGGGGGACTATATCGGCCCGTTTCGGCCCGGGCATCTGGTGCTCACCGGGACAAATCTGCCGCACAACTGGATCACACCCGGTGCACCGGCTTTGCCAGGCCGAGACATGGTCCTGCAATTCGACGCGGATGCCCTGATCGGTATTCGCGCAGTATGCCCTGAGTTCGAAGTGCTCCACCGGCTGAAGCCTCTGGCCCAACGGGGGATCGAGGTTCTGGGCGCCGACGCGCTCTTGATTGGAGCGAAGATTCTCGAGCTTCACGCGGTGGGACACCGTGGTGGGCTCGGGCTGTTTTTAGAGATACTGGAGGCAATCGAAGCGGCCACCGAAAAGAGGTTGCTCGCCAGCGAACACTTCATAGCGGTCTATAACCAGGTGTCGGACCGCAGGCACCGACGGATCGACCAGGCAATCCAGATCCTGCAATCGGATCCTGGTGCGCAGATGCATGAAGTGGCTGCGATGGTTGGTTTCGAGCCGTCCGCCTTCTCGCGTGCCTTTCGGCGTCTAACCGGCATGAACTTTTCTGACTACAGCCGATCCGTCCGCGTCTGGCGAGCAAGAACCCTTCTCGCGGAGACCGAAATATCGATCACCGATATCTGTTTCGAGGCGGGCTTCAACAACCTGTCGAACTTCAATCGCTATTTCCGGATGGAGATGGGACTCACGCCCCGGGCCTACCGAAAGGCCGCGCGCATAAGAGCCAAGTCTGTCATTGGAGGAGTGCCGGTTAAGTCCATTTAATGGTGGTCACGCCGAGATATCATCGATCCCTGGGGCTGCAATCGGTTTTTATCGTATCACCGCCGCTTCGATATGTCGGCCTCTTCGCTCACAACAAAACTGGCATCTCCATTTCCCTGAACCAGTCTTGCGAGGGGGGTGGCAGCCGGCCGCTGCATTTGTTGCTTCAGCTCTGTCGCATCGAGCGGCTGTTCGCAATTGTCTTATTCGGGTTCGCCCATATCCAAGCATTTGCTTGCCGGTGAGATAAAGACGATTAAAAAATACTCCTGTTTACGCTCCGGGACAGACCGGCGTTTGAAGCGCTGAAAACCTTACCTGGGTCTGTGGTGTTCCGGGCTCATGAATTCGGTTCTTGCAATGGCCCAAATCGACGACGCGATTCCTAGCGACACCGTTTCGACTTCGACGTTCGAGCGGCGGTTGATGTATGTGCTGGGCGGTCTTTACCTCGCTCAGGGGATACCGACGTATCTGCTTTTGGTGGCCCTGCCGCCGATCATGCGCGAGAGTGGGGCATCGCGCACGTCTATCGGGCTGTTTTCGTTGCTGATGCTGCCGCTCATCCTGAAATTTGCGGTCGCACCGTTGGTGGATCGATGGTCTCCGTTACCCAAGCTTGGCCATCGCCGCGGCTGGGTTGTGCCGACCCAGCTTCTCGTCAGCGCCGGTATCGCTTCCATGACGCTGGTGGATCCGAGCGATGCCACGGTCCTTTTTGCAATCTGCATATCGATCACGCTTGTCTCCTCAATCCAGGATATTGCAACCGACGGCTACGCCGTAAGATGCCTGACCGACCAGACGCGCTCGCTGGGGAATGCCGTGCAGGCGGGTGCCGTAGCGCTGGGCGTAATCGTTGGCGGGACGGCGGCACTGGTGGTGTTTCATGTCGCTGGATGGCGCACGATGATACTGCTGGTAGCCGCGCTGTCGTTGCTGCCCCTTCTTGCAGCCCTGGCGATGCAGCCGGAAGCGCCCACGGTTGGCAAAGAAAAAAAGCGCGCAAGCCTTGCTGGTTTCTTCCGCCGTCCGAGTGCCTGGCTGATCCTCGGATTTGCGCTGACATACCGGGCGAGCGAAGGTCTCGTGCGCGGGATGGAAGGCACCTATCTGGTTGACAGCAAGGTCCCGGCTGACTGGATCGGTTACCTCTCTGGCGGAGCGGCGGCAACTGCGGGCCTGATCGGCGTGGGTATCGCTGCCTCCATTATCCGCAAGGTTGGCCTGACGACAACGCTTATCCTGCTGGGTGGCCTCAGAAGCTTGTGTTTCCTCGCCTTCACCCTGAATGCGTCCGGCGTCTGGCCCGGCATGTGGGTGGCGATGTCGGCCTCGGCATTCCAGACGCTGATCCGCTACATGGAGCTGGTCGCCATCTATTCATTCTTCATGAAGAACTCTTCGGACGATCAGCCAGGAACGGATTTTACCATTCTCACCTGTGCCGAACTGGTCGTCTACATGGTTGGTGCATCCGCAGCCGGCCTGGTTGCCGACCGGATGGGTTATTCCGCGCTGTTTTCGACGGCAACAGTTCTTTCGCTTGTCGGAATGGGACTTTCCGTCTGGTTCCTTGGAAGGATCGGACGCGGTTCAGGCGCGTCGTTACGGCGATGATGACAAGCGGCCGGAGTGACGCTTTCCAGCGGTGTCACGAGACGCCTTAATTCCTCACAGGTTTTTTGCCCCGTCAGGCGCCGTCATGCGGCGAAGGTCTGTAGGTCGTATTCCGTAACGACTGCGGAAGGTGCGATTGAAATATGACAGGTCGTTGAAACCGACGCTGTAGACGATCTGGCTGATCGGAGTTGCGGTGTTCTCGGCAAGAATCAGGCTCTTGGCGAGCACCAGCCGCCGCTCCAGCACGTAGCGCGAAAAGGTCGTGCCTGTCCGACTGAAAAGTTTCTGGATCGCGCGCGGTGTGATGCCTTCGGTGCGTGCCACATCAGCTATCGAAAACGCACCGTCGGCAAGATTTTCCTCAACCATCGCCTTGATCGCTTCAATGCGGTTTTGCGGAACTGCCGAAGGCGCAACCTCGTTCCCATATCGGGCGAGAACGGGAAGCAGGGAGTAGAAGTGCGCCACCATCATGGTGGCATGCTCTTTGTCCTGATGGTCCTGTTGAAGAAGATATCCTGCATAGTGGGTCAACAACTGCAATGGCAGGCATTCTGCTGAAAAGGGCCGCAACAAGATCCGGTCGATCGACTTTCGTGCAAGGGTGAGGGCGGCATGGGGAAGATGGGCGCAGTCGAGTCGCCCGCCTTCCGGCAAAATAATTTCCGATGCCATATCCGTGGGAAGGATGATGACATCACGGGGTTCCAGTTCGAAAGTGTGCTTGCGATGATGGACAATCAAGGTTCCGTCAGTTGCACGCAACATCGCGATATCAGGCCTGCCGATCCCATGAGCTGTCAGCCGCAAGGGTGTTTTGGGCAGGTAAACGGTTGCGAGAGAAAGGTTTTCGTGTTTCCAGACAAGGCCGGTGACACCCGCCAGATCACCATCTTCAACGGTGATTGTTGCTTCTCCCAACATGTCCAGAAGGATTGTGCGGCAGACCAGTCTGCTTTCTGGATCAGGTAGCGAGAGGGTTCCAAGTTTCAGGGGGCGGACAACTTCCATGAAAAATCAAACCTGTCTTTGCTGTTGATGTTCGCATCTATCCAAATCGGGTTCGTTCCCATCCAAGCCCGGCGGTTTCATAGCGCATAAAACATGATCAAAACAGTCTTGTATTTTCCGAGGGACGACTTGGAAGATATTTTTTGCGCATTGGGGGCGACATGATCGGAAAGTGGAATGTCGGCGTTAGCCTTGTGGCTATCGTCGTCGCAATCGGGGGCGGCAACGACGCCGCTCAGGCGCAGGATACGTCTCAGAACGCGCAATCAGACAATGGTTCTACGGTGCTGGAGCCGATCGTTGTAAGTGGCAACCGTATACCCCAGCAAATCTCGCGGACGGCGCGAACGATTTATGTCGTTGATGCAAGGGCCATCGAGGCTGAAGCCCGTTCAGGCAAGTCGCTTCAGCAGATTCTTGCTGAGAAAGTTCCAAGTTTCGACCCCGCCAGCGAAGGTGCGCGTACAGCCTATGGCCAGAACCTGCGCGGACGCACGGCCCTCCTTCTCATCGATGGTGTTTCGATGAACTCGGCGCGCTCCCTCAGCCGCCAATTCGATTCAATCGACCCGTTCAATATCGAGCGTGTCGAGGTTCTGTCCGGCGCGACGGCAATCTACGGCGGCAATTCAACAGGTGGTGTCATCAACATCATCACGAAGAAGGGAAAGGATGCGCCTGACGGTTTGCGCGGTGAAGTGACGGCGGGCTTCGGCAGCGGCTTTGGCCGTACAAGTGATCTTGACCGCAACGGCGCGGGTGCCGTGACCTATAACAGCGAAAACTGGGATGCGCGTTTCTCCATCGCCGGCAACCAGACCGGAGCCTTTTACGATGGCTCAGGCACAATGCTCACCCCCGATATCACCCAGACGTCCACAGCATTCAACAAGCGCATCGATGTCATGGGAACTGTCGGTTTGCAGATCGATGACGACAGGCGCCTTGAGGTGTCCGGCCAGTTTTATGACAGCGCCCAGGATTCGCCGTTCGGGCTTTATCTTGGCGCAGGCCTTGCCGGGATCCGCAATTCCAACCTGGTTGAAACGCGGGACGGATACCGATCGGATTTCGACCCCCGCACACGCCGTACCATGGTAAACGCGACTTACACCGACAATGATTTCCTGGGGCAGGAACTGCTTCTGCAGGGCAGTTTCCGGCGGGAAGAAATCCGGTTCCACCCGTTTCCCGGTAGTGCGATTTTCTCCCCCTTCGTCTATTTCGGCGGCAGCTCGCAGGATACCGATTACTATAGCCTGAAGGCAGCGATGATCTCGGAGCCGCTGGACGGGCTTAAGGTGACATATGGCATCGACGCCGACCGGGATTCGCTGAGTTCCAAACAGAACGTCTTCGATTTCCTGACAGTCGCGACGACCGGTGCGATGGACTTCAGGACACGCGGCTTTACCGGGCTTTATCCCGATATCGATGTCTCGACCCTGGCCGGTTTCATCCAGGGATCTTATGAGGCGACG
It includes:
- a CDS encoding ABC transporter ATP-binding protein → MATVECRGIRKVYGSLEVMRDFDLKIDNHEFVVFLGPSGCGKSTMLRMIAGLEEISGGDLLIGGERMNDRDPGDRGIAMVFQNYALYPHMSVRDNITFGLERAGIGKAAIDQRLAPVVDALGLGVYLARKPTELSGGQQQRVAIARAMIKTPEVFLFDEPLSNLDAKLRGSLRVEIARLHRDLKTTSIYVTHDQLEAMTLADRIVLMKDGRIEQMGTPEEIYQAPRTVFAAGFIGTPNMNFLQLQMTQEWLGDNLVRFTAPAGLRSGEVTVGIRPGSFRINQDAQAFRGTVERNEFHGETRLICLKNDRHEINISVPADIRPAIGEVLGVEVASSDLHVFDPGTGLRLI
- a CDS encoding NAD(P)-dependent alcohol dehydrogenase; the encoded protein is MKALVLEHVGELSLRDIEIPQELGPDDVRIRIHTVGVCGSDVHYYTHGRIGDFVVNAPMVLGHEAAGTVTETGANVTHLKPGDRVCMEPGIPDPKSRASRLGLYNVDPAVTFWATPPVHGVLCPETVHPASFTYKLPDNVSFAEGAMVEPFAVGMQAAARAKITPGDTAVVTGCGTIGIMVALAALAGGCSRVLISDISATKLKLAESYGGITGINLKEVDVIETVNEATEGWGADIVFECSGAPAAVRDLFKVVRPGGTVVIVGLPPEPVAVDLAAACFRECRIETVFRYANVFDRALALIAAGKVDLKPLVSGTYAFDQSIKAFERAAEGRPEDVKLQIVVDGETK
- a CDS encoding carbohydrate ABC transporter permease, with the protein product MKISTFLLRLLLVLAAALVVLPLLWTLLNAFKTNADLLVSTPKLIFQPVFDNMSYVLNRRSVARALTNSLIICSSAVVLGAVLGVPAAYVIARFKNRITAEAQFFVLSLRFLPPVAIAIPMLVIWLGLDLYDTRLSLIVTYLIVTASITIWLSVPAFERVSLHVEEAARVDGLGPYATFFRIALPIARFQVFGAIAFSFVLVWNEFLLAMMLTTSKAKTLPIIASEMSQLGMNVPWGILNAAVVLLSLPPLILLGVLAGGLNAAFSKKTDQG
- a CDS encoding carbohydrate ABC transporter permease, with the translated sequence MRRGRSLPYVFLGPSLGILIILALVPTIYAINISLQNRTLSAPDADYVWLANYLALFSDARFLNALWVSFKWEVISVSLTMVTGVALGIAMFEAASPRMRNVLCVLFIIPVLLPRVCAAFVWKFAFHPLYGALTWPVRELTGITPDILSTPLGALLAVAFVDVWQWGLFFSVIILKLLESLPPQPLEAARIDRATRFEIHRFVTLPMLKAPLISLLLVKAIESLRSFDLVYVMTRGGPGISTETLDMYAYSQGFIEAGKISYASSMAVIMMVLTIVTFTFTWKRLNR
- a CDS encoding ABC transporter substrate-binding protein, which produces MTLNALRAGCAVIAIFAASSAFAAAQCTSDVRVLAQPRDGLTLLEKYVDEFEELSGAGFEISYLNENDRRAKSQADASTVGSFNVYYVDEANLALFASSGWIVPLDGFYPSEYDYKDFDAGMRAAATYDGKEWFAPVQGGGDLMVYRTDLLEKAGIAPPKTWDEYFAAVQKLHDPANGVYGTALRGQRGSGANVWRWMPFFKANGGEWFKDGKPAFNSDAAVKATETYLELFKYSAPGTQTGSWDESTGAFRSGKVAIIIESAPLGGMSVDKAQSQVADKVAFSVPPSPLPGAGYAHGFAIASKANKTDEEKACAGLFVAWATSKEQEARRLAAGQPGELTRTSTYQSPEYAKTFGQNLADAMAATGQKTTVTFWQDPRWQELGNQWGIMLEELITGSRTDIKATLNDLEAFAAKL
- a CDS encoding AraC family transcriptional regulator, encoding MPIASDFPQTVSETFTATREQIVLPGGASYLIRRDDYPNPICIWNYHPEWEIHFIPDASGFAYVGDYIGPFRPGHLVLTGTNLPHNWITPGAPALPGRDMVLQFDADALIGIRAVCPEFEVLHRLKPLAQRGIEVLGADALLIGAKILELHAVGHRGGLGLFLEILEAIEAATEKRLLASEHFIAVYNQVSDRRHRRIDQAIQILQSDPGAQMHEVAAMVGFEPSAFSRAFRRLTGMNFSDYSRSVRVWRARTLLAETEISITDICFEAGFNNLSNFNRYFRMEMGLTPRAYRKAARIRAKSVIGGVPVKSI
- a CDS encoding RhtX/FptX family siderophore transporter; translation: MAQIDDAIPSDTVSTSTFERRLMYVLGGLYLAQGIPTYLLLVALPPIMRESGASRTSIGLFSLLMLPLILKFAVAPLVDRWSPLPKLGHRRGWVVPTQLLVSAGIASMTLVDPSDATVLFAICISITLVSSIQDIATDGYAVRCLTDQTRSLGNAVQAGAVALGVIVGGTAALVVFHVAGWRTMILLVAALSLLPLLAALAMQPEAPTVGKEKKRASLAGFFRRPSAWLILGFALTYRASEGLVRGMEGTYLVDSKVPADWIGYLSGGAAATAGLIGVGIAASIIRKVGLTTTLILLGGLRSLCFLAFTLNASGVWPGMWVAMSASAFQTLIRYMELVAIYSFFMKNSSDDQPGTDFTILTCAELVVYMVGASAAGLVADRMGYSALFSTATVLSLVGMGLSVWFLGRIGRGSGASLRR
- the rhrA gene encoding rhizobactin biosynthesis transcriptional regulator RhrA, translating into MEVVRPLKLGTLSLPDPESRLVCRTILLDMLGEATITVEDGDLAGVTGLVWKHENLSLATVYLPKTPLRLTAHGIGRPDIAMLRATDGTLIVHHRKHTFELEPRDVIILPTDMASEIILPEGGRLDCAHLPHAALTLARKSIDRILLRPFSAECLPLQLLTHYAGYLLQQDHQDKEHATMMVAHFYSLLPVLARYGNEVAPSAVPQNRIEAIKAMVEENLADGAFSIADVARTEGITPRAIQKLFSRTGTTFSRYVLERRLVLAKSLILAENTATPISQIVYSVGFNDLSYFNRTFRSRYGIRPTDLRRMTAPDGAKNL
- a CDS encoding TonB-dependent receptor, producing the protein MIGKWNVGVSLVAIVVAIGGGNDAAQAQDTSQNAQSDNGSTVLEPIVVSGNRIPQQISRTARTIYVVDARAIEAEARSGKSLQQILAEKVPSFDPASEGARTAYGQNLRGRTALLLIDGVSMNSARSLSRQFDSIDPFNIERVEVLSGATAIYGGNSTGGVINIITKKGKDAPDGLRGEVTAGFGSGFGRTSDLDRNGAGAVTYNSENWDARFSIAGNQTGAFYDGSGTMLTPDITQTSTAFNKRIDVMGTVGLQIDDDRRLEVSGQFYDSAQDSPFGLYLGAGLAGIRNSNLVETRDGYRSDFDPRTRRTMVNATYTDNDFLGQELLLQGSFRREEIRFHPFPGSAIFSPFVYFGGSSQDTDYYSLKAAMISEPLDGLKVTYGIDADRDSLSSKQNVFDFLTVATTGAMDFRTRGFTGLYPDIDVSTLAGFIQGSYEATDRLTVNGGVRYQYVTTDVSSFAGAAQQVAVLNRVGSSVDPIPGGEVSYDAALFNAGATYELTDTQQIYANFGQGFELPDPAKYYGIGSYRLVGGRYVLLDSVNVADSALQAIKTNSFEVGYRFNDDSFSFQTAAYYSLSNRSIELNRTTLAVDVVDRERRVYGLEASASATLDYGFDVGASGHWVKSEIKSDGNWEKESIGTASVSKLGSYIGWTKDNFNIKLAGQHAFNLSDDDSRKIDGYTLFDLTGAYRFEAQDTTLRFGVMNLFDKDYTTIWGARANALYGALANEAVFDYKGRGRTFAVSLTKVF